One Streptomyces sp. ML-6 genomic region harbors:
- a CDS encoding GntR family transcriptional regulator — translation MHIPAHSACKAIRDDIVSGVFERGSRLTEDLLARRYGVSRVPVREALRTLEAEGFVVTRRHAGAWVAEPTELEAADLLEVRMLLEPLGAARAARRRTEAHLKVLRGLVGLGRDRAGRGEVEELRPLDGWFHETLVQASGSPGLTALLTQLRYKIAWMYTVEPPARPMDSWAERGAIVDAVARRDADRARALAAQHVERAAAAHRLRRTDRPGDRTARRPAPRTGRVRTSKHSVHTAGARH, via the coding sequence ATGCACATTCCGGCGCATTCGGCATGCAAGGCAATTCGTGACGACATCGTCTCGGGCGTCTTCGAGCGGGGCAGCCGGCTCACCGAGGATTTGCTGGCGCGCCGGTACGGGGTTTCCCGGGTCCCGGTGAGAGAGGCGCTGCGGACCCTGGAGGCGGAGGGGTTCGTGGTCACCCGCCGCCACGCGGGCGCCTGGGTCGCCGAGCCCACCGAGCTGGAGGCGGCCGACCTCCTGGAGGTCCGGATGCTGCTGGAGCCACTGGGCGCCGCGCGGGCCGCCCGGCGCCGCACCGAGGCGCACCTCAAGGTGCTGCGCGGCCTGGTCGGACTCGGCCGGGACCGGGCCGGGCGGGGCGAAGTGGAGGAGCTGCGCCCGCTGGACGGCTGGTTCCACGAGACGCTGGTGCAGGCATCGGGCAGCCCCGGCCTGACCGCCCTGCTCACTCAGCTCAGGTACAAGATCGCCTGGATGTACACGGTCGAGCCGCCCGCCCGGCCGATGGACTCCTGGGCCGAGCGCGGGGCCATCGTGGACGCGGTGGCGCGCCGCGACGCGGACCGGGCCAGGGCGCTGGCCGCCCAGCACGTCGAACGGGCCGCGGCCGCGCACCGGCTGCGCCGGACCGACCGGCCGGGGGACCGCACGGCCCGCCGGCCCGCTCCGCGCACCGGCCGGGTGAGGACTTCGAAACATTCCGTGCACACCGCGGGTGCGCGGCATTAA
- a CDS encoding nucleotide pyrophosphatase/phosphodiesterase family protein, with protein MAQPAWQEPVLLPVDTAPVPEYGSGSLCDLLPTLVAGQEVPGFTARIPELTPADRNCVFLIDGLGWEQIGAHPDEAPFLHSLLPTSRGGTGRPITAGFPATTATSLASVGTGLPPGEHGLPGYTVRNPGTGELMNQLRWKPWTPPKAWQPHPTVFGLADAAGVRTAQVSAPAFEQTPLTKVALSGGSFLGRLSGEERMDTAAERLAAGDRSLVYTYYSEVDGMGHRFGIDSDAWRGQLMYVDGLARRLAEQLPARSALYITADHGMIDVPFDEQSRIDFDEDWELRAGVALLGGEGRARHVYAVPGAEADVLTVWREVLGEQFWVASRDEAIAAGWFGPRVDERVHGRIGDVVAAARDDVVITASVNEPHESVMVGMHGSMTPVEQLVPLLEVRS; from the coding sequence ATGGCGCAGCCGGCCTGGCAGGAGCCCGTGCTGCTCCCTGTCGACACCGCCCCCGTCCCGGAGTACGGCAGCGGATCGCTCTGCGACCTGCTGCCCACGCTCGTCGCCGGACAGGAGGTGCCCGGCTTCACCGCGAGGATCCCCGAACTCACCCCCGCCGACCGGAACTGCGTGTTCCTGATCGACGGCCTCGGCTGGGAGCAGATCGGGGCCCACCCCGACGAGGCGCCGTTCCTGCACTCCCTGCTCCCCACCTCGCGCGGCGGCACCGGCCGCCCGATCACCGCGGGCTTCCCGGCCACCACCGCGACCTCGCTCGCCTCGGTCGGCACCGGCCTCCCGCCCGGCGAGCACGGCCTGCCCGGCTACACCGTGCGCAACCCCGGGACCGGCGAGCTGATGAACCAGCTTCGCTGGAAGCCCTGGACCCCGCCGAAGGCGTGGCAGCCCCACCCCACCGTCTTCGGGCTCGCCGACGCCGCGGGCGTGCGCACCGCCCAGGTCTCCGCCCCGGCCTTCGAGCAGACCCCGCTCACCAAGGTCGCGCTGAGCGGGGGATCGTTCCTGGGCCGGCTGTCCGGCGAGGAACGGATGGACACGGCGGCCGAACGGCTCGCCGCGGGCGACCGGTCGCTGGTCTACACGTATTACAGCGAGGTCGACGGCATGGGGCACCGCTTCGGCATCGACTCCGACGCCTGGCGCGGCCAGCTGATGTACGTGGACGGCCTCGCCCGGCGCCTGGCCGAACAGCTCCCGGCTCGCTCGGCGCTGTACATCACCGCCGACCACGGCATGATCGACGTCCCCTTCGACGAGCAGTCCCGGATCGACTTCGACGAGGACTGGGAGCTGCGCGCGGGCGTGGCCCTGCTCGGCGGCGAGGGCCGGGCCCGGCACGTCTACGCGGTCCCGGGCGCCGAGGCGGACGTCCTGACCGTCTGGCGGGAAGTGCTGGGCGAGCAGTTCTGGGTGGCGAGCCGGGACGAGGCGATCGCGGCCGGCTGGTTCGGCCCGAGGGTCGACGAACGGGTCCACGGCAGGATCGGGGACGTCGTCGCGGCGGCCCGTGACGACGTGGTGATCACCGCGTCCGTCAACGAGCCGCACGAGTCCGTGATGGTGGGCATGCACGGCTCGATGACCCCCGTCGAGCAGCTCGTACCTCTCCTCGAAGTACGCTCGTAA
- the sepH gene encoding septation protein SepH, producing MPELRVVAVSNDGTRLVLKAADSTEYTLPIDERLRAAVRNDRARLGQIEIEVESHLRPRDIQARIRAGASAEEVAQFAGIPVDRVRRFEGPVLAERAFMAERARKTPVRRPGENTGPQLGEAVQERLLLRGADKETVQWDSWRRDDGTWEVLLVYRVASEPHSASWTYDPPRRLVQAVDDEARSLIGETDDVAAPEPSFPFVPRIARLPRDRPLDRALDRQMERPTAPVPAPEPEEHVAGISASERDSLTSLLEAVPSFRGDMVVPERPAPPEPPAIEPAVQEPEAGEPPAAAASAGAGSAYADVLMPRAVAGHRDRLTGTTDRQAEADGVRPGRRAAVPSWDEIVFGTRRKKQD from the coding sequence ATGCCCGAACTGCGTGTCGTGGCCGTCTCCAACGACGGCACACGACTGGTGCTCAAGGCTGCGGACAGCACGGAGTACACGCTTCCGATCGACGAGCGGCTGCGGGCCGCCGTGCGCAACGACCGCGCGCGCCTCGGCCAGATCGAGATCGAGGTGGAGAGCCACCTCCGTCCCCGCGACATCCAGGCCCGGATACGAGCCGGCGCCTCCGCGGAGGAGGTCGCCCAGTTCGCCGGCATTCCGGTCGATCGTGTCCGCCGATTCGAGGGCCCCGTGCTCGCGGAGCGCGCCTTCATGGCCGAGCGGGCCCGGAAGACCCCCGTGCGCCGTCCCGGCGAGAACACCGGCCCCCAGCTCGGCGAGGCGGTGCAGGAGCGGCTGCTGCTGCGCGGCGCCGACAAGGAGACCGTCCAGTGGGACTCCTGGCGCCGGGACGACGGCACCTGGGAGGTCCTCCTGGTCTACCGGGTCGCGAGCGAGCCGCACTCGGCGAGCTGGACGTACGACCCGCCCCGCCGTCTGGTCCAGGCCGTGGACGACGAGGCGCGTTCGCTGATCGGCGAGACCGACGACGTCGCCGCGCCCGAGCCGAGCTTCCCGTTCGTGCCCCGGATCGCCCGGCTGCCGCGCGACCGGCCGCTGGACCGCGCCCTGGACCGCCAGATGGAACGCCCCACGGCCCCGGTGCCCGCACCCGAGCCCGAGGAACACGTCGCGGGCATCTCCGCCAGTGAGCGCGATTCGCTGACCAGCCTGCTGGAAGCGGTGCCGAGCTTCCGCGGCGACATGGTGGTGCCGGAACGGCCCGCGCCGCCCGAGCCGCCCGCGATCGAGCCCGCCGTGCAGGAGCCGGAGGCCGGCGAACCGCCGGCCGCCGCGGCCTCCGCGGGTGCCGGTTCCGCCTATGCCGACGTGCTGATGCCGCGGGCGGTGGCCGGTCACCGCGACCGGCTGACCGGGACGACGGACCGCCAGGCCGAGGCGGACGGGGTCCGTCCGGGCCGCCGGGCCGCCGTGCCGAGCTGGGACGAGATCGTCTTCGGCACCCGCCGGAAGAAGCAGGACTGA
- a CDS encoding VOC family protein has protein sequence MTEAATARTPGTPCWVSLIVHGLSTTRSFYADLFGWEFVPGPDQLGPYVRALVDGKVVAGLGQLPPDRHLPVAWTTYLATDDADATAETIRSCGGTVAVGPLDAGEAGRMAIASDPGGAVFGIWQAAAHIGTALAGAPGTPVWNELVTRETSTVCKFYQTVFGYEAEAVVSADFDYQTLYLEGRPVASLHGVGHALPRDRGPHWMTYFEVLDTDEAARRVVELGGSVLQPPREGSGGRVATVADPEGAAFTIIRSAKS, from the coding sequence ATGACCGAGGCTGCCACCGCTCGTACCCCCGGAACGCCCTGCTGGGTGAGCCTGATCGTGCACGGGCTGAGCACGACCCGGAGCTTCTACGCCGATCTGTTCGGCTGGGAGTTCGTGCCGGGTCCGGATCAGCTGGGTCCGTACGTCCGTGCGCTGGTCGACGGGAAAGTGGTGGCGGGGCTCGGGCAGCTGCCGCCGGATCGGCACCTGCCCGTCGCCTGGACGACCTATCTGGCCACCGACGACGCGGACGCCACCGCGGAGACCATCCGGTCCTGCGGCGGGACCGTCGCCGTCGGACCGCTCGACGCGGGCGAGGCGGGCCGGATGGCCATCGCCTCCGACCCCGGCGGCGCGGTCTTCGGGATCTGGCAGGCGGCCGCGCACATCGGCACGGCACTCGCCGGGGCGCCCGGCACACCCGTCTGGAACGAGCTGGTGACCCGCGAGACCTCGACGGTCTGCAAGTTCTACCAGACGGTCTTCGGTTACGAGGCCGAGGCGGTCGTCTCGGCCGACTTCGACTACCAGACCCTGTACCTGGAAGGCCGCCCGGTGGCCTCGCTGCACGGCGTCGGCCACGCCCTGCCGCGCGACCGGGGGCCGCACTGGATGACGTACTTCGAGGTCCTCGACACCGACGAGGCCGCCCGGCGCGTGGTGGAGCTCGGCGGATCCGTCCTGCAACCGCCCCGGGAGGGGTCGGGCGGACGGGTGGCGACCGTGGCGGACCCGGAGGGCGCGGCGTTCACGATCATCCGGTCCGCCAAGAGCTGA
- a CDS encoding thymidine kinase — protein sequence MPELVFFSGTMDCGKSTLALQIGHNRSARGLQGVIFTRDDRAGEGKLSSRLGLVTEAVEADEGMNLFAHLVDRISRGGRADYVIVDEAQFLAPAQIDQLARIVDDLDLDVFAFGITTDFRTKLFPGSQRLIELADRVETLQVEALCWCGARATHNARTVGGEMVVEGAQVVVGDVNQQAGEVGYEVLCRRHHQRRTTSATARAAALSPDVLPVTSV from the coding sequence ATGCCCGAGCTTGTGTTCTTCTCCGGAACGATGGACTGCGGAAAGAGCACGCTGGCGCTCCAGATCGGCCACAACCGTTCGGCACGCGGCCTGCAAGGCGTGATCTTCACCCGCGACGACCGGGCGGGGGAGGGCAAGCTCTCCTCGCGCCTGGGGCTGGTCACCGAGGCCGTCGAGGCCGACGAGGGCATGAACCTGTTCGCCCATCTCGTCGACCGGATAAGCCGCGGCGGCCGGGCGGACTACGTGATCGTGGACGAGGCGCAGTTCCTGGCCCCCGCACAGATCGACCAGCTCGCCCGTATCGTCGACGACCTCGACCTGGACGTCTTCGCGTTCGGCATCACCACCGACTTCCGGACCAAGCTGTTCCCCGGCTCCCAGCGGCTGATCGAGCTGGCCGACCGGGTCGAGACGCTCCAGGTCGAAGCGCTCTGCTGGTGCGGCGCGCGGGCCACGCACAACGCGCGGACGGTCGGCGGCGAGATGGTCGTCGAAGGCGCCCAGGTGGTCGTGGGGGACGTCAACCAGCAGGCGGGCGAGGTCGGTTACGAGGTGCTGTGCCGACGCCACCACCAGCGCAGGACCACCAGCGCGACCGCCCGCGCCGCCGCCCTCTCGCCGGACGTACTGCCCGTCACCTCCGTCTGA
- a CDS encoding bifunctional GNAT family N-acetyltransferase/acetate--CoA ligase family protein: protein MQPAPEQSPPHAYPDHWEADVVLRDGGTARIRPITTDDAERLVSFYEHVSDESKYYRFFAPYPRLSDRDVHRFTHHDYVDRVGLAVTVGGEFIATVRYDRIDERGRPASAPADEAEVAFLVQDAHQGRGVASALLEHIAAVARERGIRRFAAEVLPANTKMIKVFRDAGYTQQRSFEDGSVHLTLDLEPTAESLAVQRGREQRAEARSVQRLLAPGSVAVIGVGRTPGGVGRTVLRNLLGAGFTGRTYAVNHAFADDRDTVDGVPAHRSIGEIGEPVDLAVVAVPADRVPEAVEDCGEHGVQGLVVLSAGYAEWGAEGRERQRELVRQARSYGMRIIGPNAFGIINNAETVRLNASLAPEPPAPGRIGLFTQSGAIGIALLSGLYRRGAGLSTFISAGNRADISGNDFLQYWYEDPNTDVALLYLESIGNPRKFTRLARRTAAVKPVVVVKGARHSGSTPPGHAVPVSRIPDATVSALMRQAGVIRVDTVTEMVDAGLLLADQPLPAGPRVAILGNSESLGLLTYDACLAEGLRPRPPLDLTTAATPQDFREALGRALADEGCDSVIVTAIPWVGEDGEAEAGDGEVLAAALHTAAAAGPAKPVAVVHVEIGGLAEALAAATSTVTQPGTAAGPPSAMPPGPTATPAPAPDPAAPAGADREDGSAPGTGPGRIPAYPAAERAVRALAEAVRYAQWRRQAALPGKVPEFLDETIDGPGAAGLIDTFLGPDPDPRGRSLTHAEARELLGHYGITVRPTLPAPDPDAAVAAAARLGYPVALKTTAPHLRHRADLGGVRLDLANEAALRRAYGELTELLGKPVELQPVVQAMAPRGVDTVVRATIDPAAGAVLSFGLAGAPSELLGDTAHRLVPATDRDAAELIRSIRAAPVLFGWRGAAPVDTASLEELLLRVSRLVDDHPEVVSVALEPVVVAPQGLTVLGASVRLSPPPPRTDLGPRRLPNY from the coding sequence ATGCAGCCCGCGCCGGAGCAGAGTCCGCCCCACGCCTATCCCGACCACTGGGAGGCCGACGTGGTGCTCCGCGACGGGGGAACCGCACGGATCAGGCCCATCACCACGGACGACGCCGAACGGCTGGTCAGCTTCTACGAGCACGTCTCCGACGAGTCGAAGTACTACCGGTTCTTCGCCCCGTACCCCCGGCTCTCCGACCGGGACGTGCACCGCTTCACCCATCACGACTACGTCGACCGGGTGGGCCTCGCCGTCACGGTCGGCGGCGAGTTCATCGCGACCGTCCGCTACGACCGGATCGACGAGCGGGGCAGGCCCGCCTCCGCCCCCGCCGACGAGGCCGAGGTCGCCTTCCTCGTCCAGGACGCGCACCAGGGCCGGGGAGTGGCCTCGGCCCTCCTCGAACACATCGCGGCCGTCGCCCGCGAGCGCGGCATCCGGCGCTTCGCCGCCGAGGTGCTGCCCGCCAACACCAAGATGATCAAGGTGTTCCGGGACGCCGGGTACACCCAGCAGCGCAGCTTCGAGGACGGCTCCGTCCACCTGACCCTGGACCTCGAACCGACCGCCGAGTCCCTCGCCGTCCAGCGCGGCCGCGAGCAGCGCGCCGAGGCACGGTCCGTGCAGCGCCTGCTGGCCCCGGGCTCCGTCGCCGTCATCGGCGTCGGCCGCACCCCCGGCGGCGTCGGCCGCACGGTGCTGCGCAACCTCCTCGGGGCCGGCTTCACCGGCCGCACGTACGCCGTGAACCACGCCTTCGCCGACGACCGGGACACGGTCGACGGCGTCCCGGCCCACCGTTCGATCGGCGAGATCGGGGAACCGGTCGACCTCGCGGTCGTGGCCGTGCCCGCCGACCGGGTACCCGAAGCCGTCGAGGACTGCGGCGAGCACGGCGTCCAGGGCCTGGTCGTCCTCTCCGCCGGATACGCCGAATGGGGCGCCGAGGGCAGGGAACGGCAACGGGAACTGGTCCGCCAGGCCCGCTCGTACGGCATGCGGATCATCGGCCCGAACGCCTTCGGCATCATCAACAACGCCGAAACCGTCCGGCTGAACGCCTCCTTGGCCCCCGAGCCGCCCGCCCCCGGACGCATCGGGCTCTTCACCCAGTCCGGAGCGATCGGCATCGCCCTGCTCTCCGGGCTGTACCGGCGCGGCGCGGGCCTGTCCACCTTCATCTCCGCGGGCAACCGCGCCGACATCTCGGGCAACGACTTCCTGCAGTACTGGTACGAGGACCCGAACACCGACGTCGCCCTGCTGTACCTCGAATCGATCGGCAACCCCCGCAAGTTCACCCGCCTCGCGCGGCGCACCGCGGCCGTGAAGCCGGTGGTCGTGGTGAAGGGCGCCAGGCACAGCGGCTCCACCCCGCCCGGACACGCGGTGCCGGTCAGCCGGATCCCGGACGCGACGGTCTCGGCGCTCATGCGGCAGGCGGGCGTGATCCGGGTCGACACCGTGACGGAGATGGTCGACGCCGGCCTCCTCCTCGCCGACCAGCCGCTCCCGGCCGGCCCCCGGGTCGCGATCCTCGGCAACTCGGAATCGCTCGGTCTCCTCACGTACGACGCCTGTCTCGCGGAGGGGCTGCGCCCGCGCCCGCCCCTCGACCTGACCACCGCGGCCACCCCGCAGGACTTCCGGGAGGCCCTGGGCCGGGCGCTGGCCGACGAGGGCTGCGACTCGGTGATCGTGACGGCGATTCCGTGGGTGGGCGAGGACGGCGAGGCGGAGGCGGGCGACGGCGAGGTGCTCGCCGCTGCGCTGCACACGGCCGCCGCCGCGGGCCCGGCCAAGCCCGTGGCCGTGGTGCACGTGGAGATCGGCGGGCTGGCGGAGGCCCTCGCAGCGGCCACCAGCACCGTCACCCAGCCGGGCACCGCGGCCGGACCCCCCTCGGCCATGCCCCCCGGCCCCACCGCCACACCGGCCCCGGCCCCGGACCCCGCCGCCCCCGCGGGCGCGGACCGCGAGGACGGCTCCGCCCCCGGCACCGGGCCCGGCCGGATCCCCGCCTACCCCGCCGCCGAACGGGCCGTCCGGGCCCTGGCCGAAGCGGTGCGGTACGCGCAGTGGCGGCGGCAGGCGGCCCTGCCCGGCAAGGTGCCCGAGTTCCTCGACGAGACCATCGACGGGCCGGGCGCGGCCGGCCTCATCGACACCTTCCTCGGCCCCGACCCCGACCCCCGGGGCAGATCGCTCACGCACGCCGAGGCCCGCGAACTCCTGGGCCACTACGGCATCACCGTACGGCCGACGCTCCCCGCGCCCGACCCGGACGCCGCCGTCGCCGCGGCGGCCCGGCTCGGCTACCCCGTGGCGCTCAAGACGACCGCGCCCCATCTGCGCCACCGCGCCGACCTCGGCGGCGTCCGGCTGGACCTCGCCAACGAGGCCGCGCTGCGCCGGGCGTACGGCGAGCTGACCGAGCTGCTCGGCAAGCCGGTCGAGCTCCAGCCCGTCGTCCAGGCCATGGCGCCGCGCGGCGTCGACACCGTGGTGCGGGCCACGATCGACCCGGCGGCGGGAGCCGTCCTCTCCTTCGGCCTCGCGGGCGCGCCCTCCGAGCTCCTCGGCGACACCGCCCACCGCCTCGTCCCGGCCACCGACCGCGACGCCGCCGAGCTGATCCGGTCCATCCGGGCGGCCCCGGTGCTCTTCGGCTGGCGGGGCGCGGCGCCCGTGGACACCGCGTCGCTGGAGGAACTGCTGCTGCGGGTCTCCCGACTGGTCGACGACCACCCCGAGGTGGTCTCCGTCGCCCTGGAACCCGTCGTGGTCGCCCCGCAGGGGCTGACCGTGCTCGGCGCGAGCGTCCGCCTCTCGCCGCCCCCGCCCCGCACCGACCTCGGCCCCCGCCGCCTCCCCAACTACTGA
- a CDS encoding PaaX family transcriptional regulator C-terminal domain-containing protein — MNTVSGKEVESGPGPSGKVQPRQLIVTVYGLYARDTGGWMSVASLIRLLADLGVEAPTVRSSVSRLKRVGLLEARTVSGAAGYRISSGTERMLSDGDPRIFATRRATLDEGWVLVVFSVPESERARRHTLRTQLTRLGFGSVSAGVWIAPGHVHDEVEAVLARHGLRAYADLFRADHLPAGGGEELAEKVGSWWDTARLQRLYVEFLDAHRPFAERIANGATVTDREAFTTYIRVLTDWRRLVYLDPGVARELLPAEWSGTEAVELFGELHARLAGPARRHVERVRTG; from the coding sequence GTGAACACGGTGAGCGGGAAAGAGGTCGAGTCCGGGCCGGGCCCGTCGGGCAAGGTGCAGCCGAGACAACTGATCGTGACGGTCTACGGGCTGTACGCACGCGACACCGGGGGCTGGATGTCGGTGGCCTCGCTGATCCGGCTGCTCGCCGACCTCGGCGTCGAGGCACCGACCGTGCGCTCCTCCGTCTCCCGGCTGAAGCGCGTCGGACTGCTGGAGGCCCGGACGGTCTCCGGGGCGGCCGGATACCGGATCTCGTCCGGGACCGAGCGGATGCTGAGTGACGGCGATCCGCGCATCTTCGCGACCCGGCGGGCCACCCTGGACGAGGGCTGGGTGCTCGTGGTCTTCTCGGTGCCCGAATCGGAGCGCGCCCGGCGGCACACCCTGCGCACCCAGCTGACCCGGCTCGGTTTCGGCTCCGTCTCCGCCGGGGTGTGGATCGCACCGGGACATGTGCACGACGAGGTCGAGGCCGTGCTGGCCAGGCACGGACTGCGTGCGTACGCCGACCTCTTCCGGGCCGACCACCTCCCGGCCGGCGGGGGCGAGGAGCTCGCGGAGAAGGTCGGTTCCTGGTGGGACACCGCCCGGCTGCAGCGGCTGTACGTCGAATTCCTCGACGCGCACCGCCCGTTCGCCGAACGGATCGCGAACGGCGCGACGGTGACGGACCGCGAGGCGTTCACGACGTACATCAGGGTGCTCACCGACTGGCGCCGGCTCGTCTACCTCGATCCCGGTGTCGCGCGCGAGCTGCTGCCGGCCGAATGGAGCGGGACGGAGGCGGTCGAGCTCTTCGGCGAGTTGCACGCCCGGCTGGCCGGCCCCGCCCGCCGGCACGTCGAACGGGTCAGGACCGGCTGA
- a CDS encoding sulfurtransferase yields the protein MKPIITASEYASESAGPRPPVLLDVRWQLGGPHGRPDYEAGHIPGAVFVDLDAELAGPAGTGGRHPLPDPEEFGAVMRRAGVSGDTPVVVYDGGQGWAAARAWWLLRWTGHQDVRVLDGGLAAWPGELQKEIPAPAEGDFRPVPGGLPLLDADGAAALADSGLLLDARAVERYRGDVEPIDRVGGHIPGAVSAPTSENTGDDGRFLAPEALAARFGELGADRAEAVGVYCGSGVSGAHEVLALAVAGIPAALYAGSWSEWSADESRPVATGPEPR from the coding sequence ATGAAGCCCATCATCACCGCATCCGAATACGCGAGCGAGTCGGCGGGGCCACGTCCGCCGGTGCTCCTGGACGTACGTTGGCAGCTGGGCGGGCCGCACGGCCGGCCCGACTACGAGGCCGGGCACATCCCCGGCGCGGTCTTCGTCGACCTGGACGCGGAACTGGCCGGTCCGGCGGGCACCGGGGGCCGCCATCCACTGCCCGACCCGGAGGAATTCGGTGCGGTGATGCGCCGGGCCGGGGTTTCCGGGGACACCCCTGTCGTGGTGTACGACGGCGGCCAGGGCTGGGCGGCGGCGCGGGCCTGGTGGCTGCTGCGCTGGACCGGACACCAGGACGTCCGGGTCCTGGACGGCGGGCTCGCCGCGTGGCCGGGCGAACTCCAGAAGGAGATCCCCGCCCCGGCCGAGGGCGACTTCCGGCCCGTCCCCGGCGGACTGCCGCTGCTGGACGCGGACGGGGCGGCGGCGCTGGCCGACTCGGGGCTGCTGCTCGACGCCCGGGCCGTCGAGCGCTACCGGGGCGATGTGGAGCCGATCGACCGGGTGGGCGGCCACATCCCGGGCGCCGTATCGGCCCCGACCTCGGAGAACACCGGCGACGACGGCCGGTTCCTGGCCCCGGAGGCACTCGCCGCCCGGTTCGGGGAACTCGGCGCGGACCGGGCGGAGGCGGTCGGTGTCTACTGCGGCTCCGGTGTGTCGGGCGCCCATGAGGTGCTGGCCCTGGCCGTCGCCGGGATCCCCGCGGCGCTGTACGCGGGCTCCTGGTCCGAGTGGTCCGCCGACGAGTCCCGCCCGGTCGCCACGGGACCCGAACCCCGGTAA
- a CDS encoding M23 family metallopeptidase codes for MAFTRATGKHRAPSRLTRGSVKAVGVATLATTGAIGGLASPALAAGSDAPATSGAGLNQIIAIDATLAGQIEAQADAQQHQAEAAAAAKAEAEAKRKAEARKKAEAKRAAEARAEEVRAARSAERARLGAFRLPVAGSYVSTGYKSNGSLWSSGSHSGIDFHAASGSSVVAVGAGTVVEAGWGGAYGNNIVLRMTDGTYTQYGHLSSIGVSVGQSVGAGQQIGLSGSTGNSTGPHLHFEARTSPAYGSDVDPVAYLRAHGVNV; via the coding sequence ATGGCGTTCACCCGTGCCACCGGGAAGCACCGTGCCCCGAGCCGCCTGACGCGCGGGAGCGTGAAGGCCGTCGGCGTCGCGACCCTGGCCACCACCGGAGCCATCGGCGGCCTGGCCTCCCCGGCCCTCGCGGCGGGCTCCGACGCCCCCGCCACGAGCGGGGCCGGCCTGAACCAAATCATCGCCATCGACGCGACCCTCGCCGGCCAGATCGAGGCCCAGGCCGACGCACAGCAGCACCAGGCCGAGGCCGCGGCCGCGGCGAAGGCGGAGGCGGAGGCCAAGAGGAAGGCCGAAGCCAGGAAGAAGGCCGAGGCGAAGCGGGCGGCCGAGGCGCGTGCCGAGGAGGTGCGCGCCGCCCGGTCCGCCGAGCGTGCCCGGCTGGGCGCCTTCCGGCTGCCGGTCGCCGGTTCGTACGTCAGCACCGGCTACAAGTCCAACGGTTCGCTCTGGTCCTCCGGCAGCCACTCGGGCATCGACTTCCACGCTGCCTCCGGCAGCTCCGTCGTCGCCGTCGGCGCCGGTACGGTCGTCGAGGCCGGCTGGGGCGGCGCGTACGGCAACAACATCGTGCTCCGGATGACGGACGGGACGTACACGCAGTACGGCCACCTCTCCTCGATCGGCGTCTCCGTCGGCCAGAGCGTCGGCGCGGGCCAGCAGATCGGCCTCTCCGGCTCGACCGGCAACTCCACCGGCCCCCACCTCCACTTCGAGGCCCGCACGAGCCCGGCGTACGGCTCCGACGTGGACCCCGTCGCGTACCTGCGCGCGCACGGCGTCAACGTCTGA
- a CDS encoding DUF5998 family protein, translated as MAKTGTTTQGLRAAIERSGYYPALVAEAVEAAVGGEPVVSYLVHQETTFDSNEVRRHVTVLVLTDNRFIVSHTDEQNADTSSPTPYATTSTESVKLDRISSVVVSRVVANPEKYVPGTLPREVVLTIGWGAVSRIDLEPAACGDPNCEADHGYTGSSTADDLSLRVSEAGDGPDTVRQTLAFAQSLSEATAATAATGR; from the coding sequence ATGGCTAAGACCGGTACGACGACCCAGGGGCTGCGCGCGGCGATCGAGCGCAGCGGCTACTACCCGGCCCTCGTGGCCGAGGCGGTGGAGGCCGCCGTGGGCGGTGAGCCGGTCGTTTCGTACCTGGTGCACCAGGAGACCACCTTCGACTCCAACGAGGTGCGCCGCCACGTCACGGTCCTGGTCCTGACGGACAACCGTTTCATCGTCAGCCACACCGACGAGCAGAACGCCGACACCAGCTCCCCGACGCCGTACGCCACCACCTCCACCGAGTCGGTCAAGCTCGACCGGATCTCGTCGGTCGTGGTCAGCCGGGTGGTGGCCAACCCCGAGAAGTACGTACCGGGCACCCTGCCCCGCGAGGTCGTCCTCACCATCGGCTGGGGCGCGGTCTCCCGGATCGACCTGGAGCCCGCCGCCTGCGGCGACCCCAACTGCGAGGCCGACCACGGCTACACCGGCAGCTCCACCGCCGACGACCTGAGCCTGCGGGTCAGCGAGGCCGGCGACGGCCCGGACACCGTGCGCCAGACCCTCGCCTTCGCCCAGTCGCTCTCCGAGGCCACGGCCGCGACCGCCGCGACCGGCCGCTGA
- a CDS encoding HPr family phosphocarrier protein — MAERRVNVGWAEGLHARPASIFVRAATASGIPMTIAKVDGTPVNAASMLAVLGLGAQGGEEIVLASEADDAEVALDRLAKLVAEGLEELPETV, encoded by the coding sequence ATGGCTGAGCGCCGCGTCAACGTCGGTTGGGCCGAGGGCCTGCACGCCCGCCCCGCTTCCATCTTCGTCCGTGCCGCCACGGCTTCCGGCATCCCCATGACGATCGCCAAGGTCGACGGCACCCCGGTGAACGCCGCCTCCATGCTCGCGGTGCTCGGTCTCGGCGCGCAGGGGGGCGAGGAGATCGTGCTCGCGTCCGAGGCCGACGACGCCGAGGTCGCCCTGGACCGCCTGGCGAAGCTGGTCGCCGAGGGGCTCGAGGAGCTTCCGGAGACCGTCTGA